One genomic window of Halococcus hamelinensis 100A6 includes the following:
- a CDS encoding DUF7556 family protein has translation MTPDTAGLATASTADDVMASVDDDGAVRRFVVADISRDDAWVSLPLCEAAPLAEWR, from the coding sequence ATGACGCCGGATACGGCCGGTCTGGCGACAGCCAGCACGGCGGATGACGTCATGGCCTCGGTCGACGACGACGGTGCGGTGCGGCGGTTCGTCGTCGCCGACATCTCCCGCGACGACGCGTGGGTGTCGCTGCCGCTCTGCGAGGCCGCACCGCTCGCGGAGTGGCGATGA
- a CDS encoding 2'-5' RNA ligase family protein, whose protein sequence is MYSLNAPVPGEVKRLAAELQPRLMAFERIRERHSLLVKRFESEDHRRLSKRVHRALAGAPAVEARITTIESFDDPVRGPGPVVYLAVESPGLVGIHDRLVERFDAVPDLEGSGYVPHVTLARGGSTEAAEALRDVDIDPIEWVVPELVVYDAVHRERVSRVSLPASD, encoded by the coding sequence GTGTACAGCCTCAACGCGCCGGTTCCCGGCGAAGTGAAACGCCTCGCGGCCGAACTCCAGCCCCGACTGATGGCGTTCGAGCGTATCCGCGAGCGCCACTCGCTGTTGGTGAAGCGCTTCGAGTCCGAGGACCACCGACGGCTCTCGAAGCGGGTTCATCGGGCGCTCGCCGGCGCGCCGGCCGTCGAGGCTCGTATCACGACCATCGAGTCGTTCGATGACCCGGTTCGCGGTCCAGGGCCGGTGGTCTACCTCGCGGTCGAGAGCCCGGGGCTGGTCGGGATCCACGACCGACTCGTCGAGCGTTTCGATGCGGTCCCCGACCTCGAAGGTTCGGGGTACGTCCCGCACGTCACCCTCGCCCGTGGCGGGTCGACGGAGGCGGCCGAGGCGCTCCGTGACGTCGATATCGACCCGATCGAGTGGGTCGTTCCGGAACTCGTCGTCTACGACGCCGTCCACCGCGAGCGCGTCAGTCGCGTCTCGCTGCCGGCGTCGGACTGA